A window of Mangifera indica cultivar Alphonso chromosome 13, CATAS_Mindica_2.1, whole genome shotgun sequence contains these coding sequences:
- the LOC123194823 gene encoding ubiquinone biosynthesis protein COQ9, mitochondrial: MYRTAAKRFLYGATSGNISAARIGSLPNLQNIISFYPFSTSSPDPHSVSNQPPNLEIPHVSNSSSSSSSTAGESRRFKRQRPGVDYQDEQARVLKASLRHVARLGWTEGAMIAGAREIGVSPAIVGSFPRKEASLVEFFMDDCLQRLIDIIDSGEDLQNLIPSERISKLVKVRLEMQAPYISKWPQALSIQAQPSNVPTSFKQRAMLVDEIWHAAGDEASDIDWYVKRTILGGIYSTTEIYMLTDSSPDFRDTWTFLDGRVRDAFDLKKTIQEAKYLAEAVGAGMGGSIQGFVNKIFQR, encoded by the exons ATGTACAGAACGGCGGCGAAGCGCTTCCTCTATGGTGCGACCTCTGGTAATATTAGCGCCGCCCGTATCGGATCACTCCCTAATCTTCAGAATATCATTAGCTTTTACCCATTCTCAACTTCTTCACCTGATCCTCATTCAGTCTCTAATCAACCTCCAAACCTCGAAATTCCTCATGTTTCAAAttcttcatcttcgtcttcgtctacGGCTGGGGAGTCTCGGCGCTTTAAGAGACAGAGGCCGGGTGTCGACTACCAAGACGAGCAGGCCCGAGTACTTAAGGCCTCCCTCCGACACGTC GCAAGGCTGGGATGGACTGAAGGGGCTATGATTGCAGGTGCAAGAGAGATCGGTGTGTCTCCTGCCATCGTTGGATCTTTCCCTAGAAAAGAAGCCTCTCTCGTTGAG TTTTTCATGGATGATTGCCTACAAAGGCttattgatataattgattCGGGGGAGGATTTACAGAATTTGATACCAAGTGAGCGCATCTCCAAGCTCGTCAAAGTTCGTCTAGAAATGCAAGCACCCTACATATCCAAGTGGCCACAAGCTCTTAGCATCCAG GCACAACCATCAAATGTTCCCACAAGTTTTAAGCAGCGAGCAATGCTGGTTGATGAGATTTGGCATGCTGCTGGTGATGAGGCCTCTGACATAGATTGGTATGTGAAGCGCACAATCCTTGGAGGAATATACTCAACAACTGAGATTTACATGCTGACTGATAGTTCCCCAG ATTTTCGTGACACATGGACATTTTTGGATGGTAGAGTGAGAGATGCGTTTGATCTAAAGAAGACCATTCAGGAG GCAAAGTATTTGGCAGAAGCCGTTGGTGCTGGAATGGGGGGTTCTATCCAAGGATTTGTGAACAAAATTTTTCAGAGATGA
- the LOC123195300 gene encoding methylthioribose-1-phosphate isomerase: protein MDNTLQSIRYQRGSLQLLDQRKLPLETDYLNIRDATDGWSAVRDMVVRGAPAIAIAAALSVAVEVFNFDAFAGTAADAASFLENRLDYLVSSRPTAVNLSDAAIKLKQIISKAAAVAPDANSVFQAYIKAAEIMLEDDVASNKAIGSHGASFLQHQLKNSNKLSVLTHCNTGSLATAGYGTALGVIRALHAEGVLERAYCTETRPFNQGSRLTAFELVHEKIPATLIADSAAAALMKDCRVSAVIVGADRVAANGDTANKIGTYSLALCAKHHDIPFYVAAPLTSIDLSILSGQEIVIEERSPKELLHSRGGLGEQVAASGISVWNPAFDVTPANLIAGIITEKGVITKLVSNTFDVKDFVQKAENKVCPCGK from the exons ATGGACAATACTCTCCAGTCCATCCGCTACCAGCGTGGTTCGCTCCAGCTTCTCGACCAGAGAAAGCTTCCTCTCGAAACTGATTACTTAAATATTCGCGACGCTACAGACGGTTGGTCCGCCGTACGAGATATGGTGGTGCGAGGAGCGCCTGCTATTGCAATCGCCGCCGCTCTCTCTGTCGCTGTTGAGGTCTTTAATTTTGATGCTTTTGCTGGAACAGCTGCTGATGCCGCTTCTTTCCTTGAAAACAGATTGGATTATCTCGTTTCTAG tCGACCAACTGCAGTGAATCTTTCTGATGCTGctataaaacttaaacaaattatttcaaaGGCGGCTGCTGTTGCTCCTGATGCCAATAGTGTTTTTCAG GCTTACATAAAAGCTGCTGAAATTATGCTTGAGGATGATGTTGCTTCCAATAAAGCAATTGGGTCTCATGGAGCAAGTTTTCTTCAGCACCAGCTGAAAAACTCCAACAAACTTTCTGTTCTCACCCATTGCAACACTGGCag TCTTGCAACAGCTGGATATGGTACTGCACTTGGTGTAATCCGTGCTCTGCATGCTGAGGGAGTGTTAGAGAGGGCTTACTGCACTGAAACACGTCCATTCAACCAA GGATCTAGACTCACAGCTTTTGAGTTGGTGCATGAAAAGATACCAGCTACTCTAATAGCAGACTCTGCAGCAGCGGCGTTAATGAAAGATTGTCGTGTGAGTGCTGTCATTGTTGGTGCAGATAGAGTGGCTGCAAATG GTGATACTGCCAATAAGATTGGAACCTACAGCCTTGCATTATGTGCAAAGCATCATGATATTCCATTTTATGTTGCTGCACCGCTAACTTCTATTGATTTATCCATTTTGTCTGGACAAGAAATTGTTATTGAGGAAAGATCTCCGAAGGAATTGTTGCATTCTCGGGGAGGACTTGGGGAACAAGTTGCTGCATCTGGAATCTCTGTGTGGAACCCTGCTTTTGACGTTACGCCTGCTAATCTGATTGCTGGCATCATAACAGAAAAG GGTGTCATCACAAAACTGGTCAGCAACACTTTTGACGTAAAGGATTTCGTACAGAAAGCAGAGAACAAAGTGTGCCCCTGTGGTAAATGA
- the LOC123193859 gene encoding sm-like protein LSM1B, whose product MSWASPEDISLSTSLATYLDKKILVLLRDNRKLLGLLRSFDQFANVVLEGACERIIVGDLYCDIPLGLYVIRGENVVLIGELDLEKEELPPHMTHVSTEEIKRAQKAEKDATVLKGSMRKRMEFLDFD is encoded by the exons ATGTCGTGGGCTAGCCCAGAAGATATTTCCCTATCCACTTCACTCGCCACCTATCTTGACA AAAAAATTCTTGTCTTGCTGCGTGACAATCGAAAGCTCTTGGGTCTTCTTCGTTCCTTTGATCAATTTG CAAATGTTGTTCTTGAAGGTGCTTGTGAACGGATTATTGTTGGAGATCTTTATTGTGACATCCCTTTGGGTTTATATGTAATCCGTGGGGAGAATGTTGTTTTAATTGGAGAGCTG GATTTAGAAAAAGAGGAGCTTCCCCCACATATGACTCATGTATCAacagaagaaataaaaagg GCGCAGAAAGCAGAAAAGGATGCTACTGTGTTAAAGGGCTCCATGAGAAAAAGAATGGAGTTCCTTGATTTTGATTGA
- the LOC123194085 gene encoding inter-alpha-trypsin inhibitor heavy chain H3-like, producing MADVFARAVEDGLKLSRRLYYGRDRAVSPPRVPTFMEKPGSVEMYMPKAPMLYAVIPDPKVVDNPDIPSYQPHVHGRCEPPALIPLQMNGVELDVDCHLDTAFVRVSGSWRVHCVMGSESCDCRIAIPMGEEGSILGVEVEVSRKLYCARLIALEEKDGVEKAAMPENGGFLKPHIFTLTIPQIDGGSFLSVKLQWSQKLSYCNGEFFLNVPFKFPEYVTPAIKKIPKKEKILLNVNAGTGSEVLCKTISHPLKQLRREAGKLGFSYESEVLKWSSTDFSFSYTVSPSQMIGGILLQSPPVHDVDQREMFCIYFYPGSQQSRKVFRKDIIFMVDISGSMRGKPLEDTKNALLAALSKLDPKDSFNIIAFNGETYLFSTSMELATKGAVERATQWIGVTLIAEGSTDILLPLTKAVDMLSNSHGSIPTIFLVTDGAVENERHICDVMKSRLKNGKQICPRIYTFGIGLYCNHYFLRTLAKISKGHYGTAYDLDSMELGLEKLFTKGLSTVLASITIDIPKDLDEVEMYPSCIPDCPLETPLTISGRYQGNFPDNLKAKGLLGDLSDFVIELKTQQAKDISLDRVSAKQQIDLLTAQAWFSEDKQLEGKVAKMSVQTGVISEYTSMIILETDNGKSTESQSIKKGSERSGSKKIVDSGVSKTIYLQNLGIGFGNLIATTKNIPPGAEEPKGPDVAEIFAMAASNCCSNMCNKCCCMCCIQCCSKLNDQCGNLLTQICTALACFGCLDCCSTICCSGSEGS from the exons aTGGCCGATGTATTTGCGAGGGCCGTGGAGGATGGGCTTAAACTCTCGAGGCGATTATACTACGGGAGGGACCGAGCGGTGTCTCCGCCGAGGGTGCCGACGTTTATGGAGAAACCAGGGTCGGTGGAAATGTACATGCCGAAGGCGCCGATGTTATACGCCGTGATTCCCGATCCGAAGGTCGTAGATAATCCAGATATACCAAGCTACCAGCCGCACGTGCACGGCAGGTGCGAGCCTCCGGCATTGATTCCGCTACAAATGAACGGCGTCGAGTTGGATGTGGATTGTCATCTGGATACTGCCTTTGTTCGCGTTTCTGGATCCTGGAGAGTACATTGTGTTATGGGCAGTGAGAGCTGCGATTGTCGCATTGCTATCCCTATGGGCGAGGAG GGTTCGATTTTAGGTGTTGAGGTAGAGGTTTCTAGGAAATTATATTGTGCTCGTTTGATTGCATTGGAAGAGAAAGATGGTGTGGAAAAGGCAGCCATGCCTGAGAATGGAGGCTTTTTGAAGCCTCATATTTTTACCTTAACAATACCACAG ATTGATGGGGGTTCCTTTCTTTCGGTAAAACTTCAATGGTCCCAGAAATTGTCTTATTGTAATGGAGAATTTTTCTTAAATGTACCGTTTAAATTTCCTGAGTATGTCACTCCTGCTATAAAGAAGattccaaaaaaagaaaagatactGTTGAATGTAAATGCTGGTACTGGATCTGAGGTTTTGTGCAAGACAATTAGTCATCCTTTGAAG CAATTAAGGCGCGAAGCAGGAAAGCTTGGTTTTTCTTATGAATCAGAAGTTCTGAAATGGTCAAGTACTGACTTCAGTTTCTCATACACT GTTTCTCCCAGTCAAATGATTGGCGGCATCCTTCTGCAATCTCCACCTGTGCACGATGTTGATCAAAGAGAGATGTTCTGCATCTATTTTTATCCAGGAAGCCAGCAAAGTAGAAAG GTGTTCAGAAAGgatataatatttatggttGATATTAGTGGAAGCATGCGAGGAAAACCCCTTGAGGATACAAAGAATGCATTATTAGCTGCTCTCTCTAAGCTTGATCCAAAAGATTCGTTTAACATTATAGCTTTTAATGGAGAGACATATCTATTTTCAACATCAATGGAGTTGGCTACGAAGGGGGCAGTTGAAAGGGCAACTCAATGGATTGGAGTAACCTTGATCGCAGAGGGGAGTACAGATATACTTCTCCCCCTAACTAAG GCTGTAGATATGCTATCTAATAGTCATGGTTCAATTCCTACCATCTTCCTTGTTACTGATGGGGCTGTCGAAAATGAGAGACACATTTGTGATGTAATGAAAAGTCGCCTAAAAAATGGAAAGCAAATTTGTCCACGGATATACACTTTTGGAATTG GTTTATACTGTAACCATTATTTCCTACGTACGCTTGCAAAGATTAGCAAGGGACACTATGGCACAGCATATGATTTAG ATTCAATGGAGCTTGGTTTGGAAAAATTATTCACCAAAGGTTTATCAACAGTTCTTGCCAGTATAACCATTGACATCCCGAAAGATCTTGACGAGGTTGAG ATGTACCCTTCTTGTATTCCAGACTGTCCATTAGAAACCCCACTGACTATATCTGGGAGGTACCAGGGAAATTTTCCTGATAATCTTAAAGCTAAAGGTCTCTTGGGAGATTTGAGTGATTTTGTTATAGAATTGAAGACACAACAAGCAAAGGACATATCTCTTGACAGA GTTTCTGCAAAGCAACAAATTGATTTACTAACGGCTCAAGCATGGTTTTCAGAAGATAAACAGCTGGAGGGGAAG GTTGCTAAAATGAGTGTACAGACTGGCGTTATTTCAGAGTATACCTCTATGATCATACTGGAGACTGATAATGGAAAGAGTACTGAATCACAAAGCATAAAGAAG GGATCAGAGAGAAGTGGCAGTAAAAAAATAGTAGATTCTGGAGTctcaaaaacaatatatttacaGAACCTTGGCATCGGCTTTGGCAACTTGATTGCGACAACCAAAAACATTCCTCCAGGGGCAGAAGAACCAAAAGGGCCTGATGTTGCGGAGATATTTGCGATGGCGGCATCCAACTGTTGCAGCAATATGTGCAACAAGTGCTGTTGCATGTGTTGCATCCAATGCTGTTCTAAACTAAATGACCAATGTGGAAATCTTTTGACACAAATCTGCACAGCCCTAgcatgttttggctgtcttgACTGTTGTTCAACCATATGTTGCTCTGGAAGCGAAGGAAGCTGA
- the LOC123194086 gene encoding protein LAZ1 homolog 2: MATGNVVSVYEENVYRNLHQPAVVIGGCFSLAAVLLSLFLILQHLRSYTNPAEQKWIVAVLFIVPVYASESIFSLWKQRFYVACDILRNCYEAFALYSFGSYLIACLGGERRTIDFLESKSRKQLRKPLLEGDDENQVSRKGWLRNFFFQPCVLGKDLLSIEKFGLVQYMILKTLCAFLALVLELFGVYGDGEFEWYYGYPYIAVVLNFSQMWALYCLINFYNVTHERLQPIKPLAKFISFKAIVFATWWQGVGIALLYALGVLPKKGKLKHGLQDFFICIEMAIAAVAHMFVFSADPYRFRPAPEPGKLTTRSTEERLKLEEENKERAVLEKTKIQIEAPGTSITESVQDIVIEGGQRVVNDVVLTINQAMGPVEKGVTKIQKKFHSRSSSSEGKEEETELNVEEHVEENPSGIQNSANV; this comes from the exons ATGGCAACAGGGAATGTTGTATCAGTGTATGAAGAAAACGTTTACAGGAATCTTCACCAACCGGCTGTTGTAATTGGTGGATGTTTTTCTCTTGCAGCtgttcttctctctctttttctcattcttCAACATCTCAGATCATACACCAATCCTGCT GAACAAAAATGGATAGTGGCGGTTTTGTTCATCGTTCCTGTCTATGCTAGTGAATCA ATTTTCTCATTGTGGAAACAGAGGTTCTATGTTGCATGTGACATTTTAAGAAATTGCTATGAAGCATTTGCCCTGTATTCTTTTGGAAGCTATTTAATTGCTTGTCTAG GTGGGGAAAGAAGAACCATAGATTTCCTAGAAAGTAAATCAAGAAAGCAGCTCAGAAAGCCATTGCTAGAAGGAGATGATGAAAATCAAGTTTCACGGAAAGGGTGGCTCAGGAACTTCTTCTTCCAACCATGTGTTCTAGGAAAAGATCTACTCTCAATAGAAAAGTTTGGTCTTGTACAGTAT ATGATTCTGAAGACACTTTGTGCATTCTTGGCATTAGTTTTGGAGCTCTTTGGTGTTTATGGTGATGGGGAATTCGAGTGGTACTATGG GTATCCATACATTGCAGTAGTACTGAACTTCAGCCAGATGTGGGCATTATATTGCCTTATAAACTTCTATAATGTAACTCATGAAAGACTTCAACCAATAAAGCCACTAGCAAAGTTCATAAGCTTCAAGGCTATTGTGTTTGCAACTTGGTGGCAGGGTGTGGGCATTGCCCTATTATATGCATTAGGAGTTCTTCCCAAGAAAGGAAAACTGAAACATGGATTGCaggatttttttatttgcattgaA ATGGCCATTGCGGCAGTTGCTCACATGTTTGTCTTTTCGGCCGACCCCTATCGTTTTCGTCCAGCTCCTGAGCCTGGGAAATTAACCACCAGAAGTACTGAAGAAAGACTGAAGTTAGAGGAGGAAAACAAGGAACGAGCTGTGctcgaaaaaacaaaaattcaaattgaggcACCTGGAACAAGCATCACTGAAAGTGTTCAAGATATTGTCATTGAAGGTGGCCAGCGG GTTGTCAACGACGTTGTATTGACCATAAATCAAGCAATGGGCCCTGTGGAGAAAGGTGTGACAAAGATCCAAAAGAAGTTCCATTCAAGATCATCGAGCTCAGAAGGCAAGGAAGAAGAGACTGAGTTAAATGTTGAGGAACATGTGGAAGAAAATCCAAGTGGAATCCAAAATTCTGCTaatgtttag